One genomic region from Bactrocera tryoni isolate S06 chromosome 3, CSIRO_BtryS06_freeze2, whole genome shotgun sequence encodes:
- the LOC120772893 gene encoding tubulin--tyrosine ligase-like protein 12 — MDGVNLFTQFVAHHKPQLESSGVPQHFWKSLHRKLVKEIFDAGISLQLLLIDYDGDEENGSEAPVVSANSITTPVAEEPRPMFALTVAREGGIKAADPDAIYLIDHAWTFRMNMARQQLTQHEQLTDRMCAIMGVDIDDEDRIDQVLVKMWRYCLSYTIASNGLSDEERLPIWYVMDEVGSAVSHSDDPNFRVVPFLYLNNQTTYSLLFPIRDCAYEEYVTRDFVEYVSRDKAEREALLLPWRATDLRENSFMQVEPDSEYFSTGHIPETFPEGDTALLKPQVNRNQPLKVYSEYEVLSAHLTDPCFQLVGNQSEADVLWLTHHYKDFAELALNTPNKFINQFPYEYVLTIKDLLAITGRRAAQEHHNPSTLETYPRWLPTTFNLKTELLQFASYYQHRVARGLDNHWIVKPWNLARGMDTDITDNIVQIVRLPITGPKVAQKYIERPVLFKRTELDAEVKFDIRYVILVKSFQPLEAYIHRKFFLRFANKSFSLNNFDDYEQHFTVMNYHEEAELRHIKCEDFLGYWKEQYPRHDWSTIQKDICLMLHEILTCASKRPPPCGIPPCQQSRALYAADIMLEWEKTDEDKTCQMTPKLLEINWTPDCKRACDYYPDFFNDIFKLLFLDETNNESFLQLEASS, encoded by the exons ATGGATGGTGTTAATTTGTTCACACAATTCGTGGCCCATCATAAACCACAATTGGAATCGTCTGGTGTGCCACAACATTTTTGGAAATCCTTGCATCGTAAATTAGTAAAGGAAATTTTTGATGCCGGCATATCGCTACAATTATTGTTGATTGATTACGATGGAGATGAAGAAAATGGCTCAGAAGCACCAGTTGTTAGTGCAAACAGCATTACAACGCCAGTCGCAGAGGAACCACGTCCAATGTTTGCCCTTACGGTAGCTCGTGAAGGTGGAATTAAGGCCGCGGATCCAGATGCTATATATCTCATTGATCACGCCTGGACATTCCGTATGAATATGGCTAGACAGCAACTAACACAACATGAACAGTTAACGGATCGTATGTGTGCCATAATGGGTGTCGATATTGATGACGAAGATCGCATTGATCAAGTCTTGGTTAAAATGTGGCGTTACTGTCTTTCATATACTATTGCCAGTAATGGTCTATCTGATGAAGAACGACTTCCTATTTGGTATGTGATGGATGAAGTTGGTTCCGCCGTAAGCCACTCGGATGATCCTAATTTTCGTGTAGTTCCGTTTCTATACCTAAATAACCAAACAACGTATAGCCTACTTTTTCCTATACGTGATTGTGCTTATGAAGAATATGTAACGCGTGATTTTGTAGAATATGTGAGCAGGGATAAAGCAGAACGCGAAGCTCTATTATTGCCATGGCGTGCTACTGATCTACGTGAAAACTCTTTTATGCAAGTTGAACCTGATTCAGAATACTTTTCCACTGGTCATATACCTGAAACGTTCCCTGAAGGAGACACTGCTCTATTAAAACCTCAAGTAAATCGTAATCAACCACTAAAGGTTTATAGTGAATATGAAGTGTTAAGCGCACATCTGACTGATCCTTGTTTTCAATTAGTTGGCAATCAATCCGAAGCTGATGTGCTTTGGTTGACACATCACTATAAGGACTTTGCGGAATTAGCCCTTAATACGCCGAACAAGTTTATAAATCAATTCCCTTATGAATATGTTCTGACAATCAAAGATTTACTGGCAATTACGGGGAGGCGTGCAGCACAGGAACATCACAATCCTTCTACATTGGAGACATATCCTCGCTGGCTGCCAACAACATTTAACCTAAAGACGGAATTGCTACAATTTGCATCATATTATCAACATCGTGTTGCAAGGGGTCTTGATAATCACTGGATTGTGAAACCATGGAATTTAGCGCGTGGAATGGACACCGACATAACGGACAATATTGTACAAATTGTACGACTGCCGATAACTGGACCGAAAGTCGCCCAAAAATATATCGAACGGCCGGTATTATTTAAACGTACTGAACTAGACGCTGAG GTTAAATTTGATATACGCTATGTGATATTGGTTAAGAGTTTTCAACCACTGGAAGCTTACATACATAGAAAATTCTTTCTACGATTTGCTAATAAGTCATTTAGTCTAAATAACTTCGATGACTATGAACAACACTTCACTGTAATGAATTATCATGAAGAGGCAGAGTTGCGACACATAAAATGTGAAGATTTCTTGGGTTATTGGAAGGAGCAGTATCCAAGACATGATTGGTCAACAATTCAAAAGGACATATGTTTGATGTTACATGAGATACTAACTTGTGCATCCAAGCGCCCGCCTCCATGTGGTATACCGCCTTGTCAGCAATCTCGTGCACTTTATGCCGCCGACATAATGCTTGAATGGGAAAAAACAGATGAAGATAAAACATGTCAAATGACACCCAAATTGTTGGAGATCAATTGGACACCGGATTGTAAGCGTGCATGTGATTACTATCCAGATTTCtttaatgatattttcaaaTTACTCTTCCTCGATGAGACTAATAATGAAAGTTTTCTGCAATTGGAAGCGAGCTCTTAG
- the LOC120772894 gene encoding steroidogenic acute regulatory protein-like isoform X1, which yields MSVSDADEIRSAAELLITSSRHPMAYRSTMSGPMSPNYDMSRTHSINLITEEFLGGYMQDGRMSVVRRFFCLFVLFDLFFVSLLWLICIMINGDNIFQAFQKQIVHYTFGTSLFDVVGAAICRFVVLTFFYALMYINHWIIIALSTSGSCLFLISKVFVYDWVDSRQQVFEVILIITSFVLAWGEAWFLDCRVIPQERHARSYFSSITTPEQRSPMMAPFLASQPGRNVPESIFYSPLETVHNSDDDDDEQDEEYHQMALDCVRRAYELFESPDWKVEKVTSKGDTIRSTQREKLGKIYRLTGRIKYPAKALLEELFYRIESVPKWNPTLLESKIVHKINSYTDITYQASVGGGGGMVKSRDFINLRCWRLFRNGRMCEESDNDEEADSGSDTAGPASVSTVSDDDSVTTTQPSSVESNRAKFSSSGSVKGLHESAGGDEENRSGRGGPAFKTLSKSLGAKDFSTIVRIDPDEPPPFEEDTFEDAHDNVDDLTRLVQKEARAEMQTVQQESGDTGDGAAVSGALGAKGSKNKVYLSAAISIDYAPVPPTTKYVRGENIVAGFALHEIAGKSDACIFDWILCLDLKGYIPRYVLDTAYTTFMNDYMKYLRKYVAELRTKRKRTSRK from the exons ATGTCAGTTAGTGATGCCGATGAAATACGATCAGCTGCTGAATTGCTGATAACAAGCTCTAGACACCCTATGGCCTACCGCAGTACAATGAGTGGGCCAATGTCCCCCAATTATGATATGt caCGTACACATTCCATCAATTTGATCACCGAAGAATTTCTCGGCGGTTATATGCAGGATGGACGCATGTCCGTGGTACGTCGGTTTTTCTGTCTCTTCGTGCTTTTCGACTTGTTTTTCGTATCGTTACTGTGGTTAATATGCATAATG ATCAATGGAGACAATATATTTCAAGCATTTCAGAAACAAATCGTCCATTACACGTTTGGCACGTCGTTATTCGATGTAGTCGGAGCCGCCATATGCCGTTTTGTAGTACTCACATTTTTCTATGCGTTAATGTACATAAACCATTGGATAATAATTGCA TTATCTACGAGTGGTTCATGCCTATTTTTAATCTCCAAAGTCTTCGTTTACGAT TGGGTTGATTCGCGCCAACAGGTTTTCGAGGTGATACTGATTATAACATCATTTGTATTGGCTTGGGGAGAGGCTTGGTTTCTGGATTGTCGCGTTATACCACAAGAGCGCCACGCGCGCAGCTATTTTTCCT CAATAACAACTCCAGAACAGCGTTCGCCGATGATGGCACCATTTCTGGCTTCCCAACCGGGTCGCAATGTGCCGGAGAGTATTTTTTATTCACCACTAGAAACAGTGCACAACAGTGATGACGACGACGATGAACAG GATGAAGAATATCATCAAATGGCTTTGGATTGTGTGCGTAGAGCGTACGAACTTTTCGAATCGCCCGATTGGAAAGTGGAAAAGGTGACGAGCAAAGGTGATACCATACGTAGTACTCAACGTGAGAAGCTGGGAAAAATTTACCGACTCACA GGACGTATCAAGTATCCAGCCAAGGCACTGCTGGAAGAACTCTTCTATAGAATTGAAAGTGTGCCTAAGTGGAATCCGACTTTACTGGAATCGAAAATTGTGCAT AAAATCAACTCCTACACAGATATTACATACCAAGCCAGTGTGGGCGGTGGCGGTGGTATGGTAAAGAGTcgcgatttcattaatttgcgTTGTTGGCGACTCTTCCGTAATGGCAGAATGTGTGAGGAATCCGATAATGATGAAGAAGCCGACAGTGGCAGTGATACGGCTGGTCCGGCTAGTGTTTCCACCGTCTCCGATGATGACTCTGTAACGACTACACAACCCAGCAGTGTCGAAAGCAATCGTGCGAAATTCTCCAGCAGCGGCAGTGTAAAGGGGTTGCATGAAAGCGCTGGCGGTGATGAAGAAAATCGCAGTGGACGTGGTGGTCCTGCTTTTAAAACATTAAGTAAAAGTTTGGGTGCTAAAGATTTCAGCACGATTGTGCGTATTGATCCTGATGAACCGCCACCATTCGAAGAGGACACATTCGAGGATGCGCATGACAATGTTGATGATTTGACGCGTCTGGTGCAGAAAGAGGCACGTGCGGAAATGCAAACTGTACAACAGGAAAGTGGTGATACTGGCGATGGCGCAGCCGTAAGCGGTGCGCTGGGGGCGAAGGGCAGcaaaaataaagtatatttaagtGCGGCCATTAGTATTGATTATGCGCCAGTGCCGCCCACCACTAAGTATGTACG TGGTGAAAATATTGTGGCCGGTTTTGCACTTCATGAGATTGCTGGTAAATCGGATGCTTGCATATTCGACTGGATTCTGTGCTTGGACTTAAAGGGTTACATACCACGTTATGTTTTAGACACT GCCTACACTACTTTCATGAATGACTATATGAAATATCTGCGTAAATATGTAGCTGAATTACGCACAAAACGTAAACGTACGTCTAGAAAATAG
- the LOC120772894 gene encoding steroidogenic acute regulatory protein-like isoform X2, which produces MAYRSTMSGPMSPNYDMSRTHSINLITEEFLGGYMQDGRMSVVRRFFCLFVLFDLFFVSLLWLICIMINGDNIFQAFQKQIVHYTFGTSLFDVVGAAICRFVVLTFFYALMYINHWIIIALSTSGSCLFLISKVFVYDWVDSRQQVFEVILIITSFVLAWGEAWFLDCRVIPQERHARSYFSSITTPEQRSPMMAPFLASQPGRNVPESIFYSPLETVHNSDDDDDEQDEEYHQMALDCVRRAYELFESPDWKVEKVTSKGDTIRSTQREKLGKIYRLTGRIKYPAKALLEELFYRIESVPKWNPTLLESKIVHKINSYTDITYQASVGGGGGMVKSRDFINLRCWRLFRNGRMCEESDNDEEADSGSDTAGPASVSTVSDDDSVTTTQPSSVESNRAKFSSSGSVKGLHESAGGDEENRSGRGGPAFKTLSKSLGAKDFSTIVRIDPDEPPPFEEDTFEDAHDNVDDLTRLVQKEARAEMQTVQQESGDTGDGAAVSGALGAKGSKNKVYLSAAISIDYAPVPPTTKYVRGENIVAGFALHEIAGKSDACIFDWILCLDLKGYIPRYVLDTAYTTFMNDYMKYLRKYVAELRTKRKRTSRK; this is translated from the exons ATGGCCTACCGCAGTACAATGAGTGGGCCAATGTCCCCCAATTATGATATGt caCGTACACATTCCATCAATTTGATCACCGAAGAATTTCTCGGCGGTTATATGCAGGATGGACGCATGTCCGTGGTACGTCGGTTTTTCTGTCTCTTCGTGCTTTTCGACTTGTTTTTCGTATCGTTACTGTGGTTAATATGCATAATG ATCAATGGAGACAATATATTTCAAGCATTTCAGAAACAAATCGTCCATTACACGTTTGGCACGTCGTTATTCGATGTAGTCGGAGCCGCCATATGCCGTTTTGTAGTACTCACATTTTTCTATGCGTTAATGTACATAAACCATTGGATAATAATTGCA TTATCTACGAGTGGTTCATGCCTATTTTTAATCTCCAAAGTCTTCGTTTACGAT TGGGTTGATTCGCGCCAACAGGTTTTCGAGGTGATACTGATTATAACATCATTTGTATTGGCTTGGGGAGAGGCTTGGTTTCTGGATTGTCGCGTTATACCACAAGAGCGCCACGCGCGCAGCTATTTTTCCT CAATAACAACTCCAGAACAGCGTTCGCCGATGATGGCACCATTTCTGGCTTCCCAACCGGGTCGCAATGTGCCGGAGAGTATTTTTTATTCACCACTAGAAACAGTGCACAACAGTGATGACGACGACGATGAACAG GATGAAGAATATCATCAAATGGCTTTGGATTGTGTGCGTAGAGCGTACGAACTTTTCGAATCGCCCGATTGGAAAGTGGAAAAGGTGACGAGCAAAGGTGATACCATACGTAGTACTCAACGTGAGAAGCTGGGAAAAATTTACCGACTCACA GGACGTATCAAGTATCCAGCCAAGGCACTGCTGGAAGAACTCTTCTATAGAATTGAAAGTGTGCCTAAGTGGAATCCGACTTTACTGGAATCGAAAATTGTGCAT AAAATCAACTCCTACACAGATATTACATACCAAGCCAGTGTGGGCGGTGGCGGTGGTATGGTAAAGAGTcgcgatttcattaatttgcgTTGTTGGCGACTCTTCCGTAATGGCAGAATGTGTGAGGAATCCGATAATGATGAAGAAGCCGACAGTGGCAGTGATACGGCTGGTCCGGCTAGTGTTTCCACCGTCTCCGATGATGACTCTGTAACGACTACACAACCCAGCAGTGTCGAAAGCAATCGTGCGAAATTCTCCAGCAGCGGCAGTGTAAAGGGGTTGCATGAAAGCGCTGGCGGTGATGAAGAAAATCGCAGTGGACGTGGTGGTCCTGCTTTTAAAACATTAAGTAAAAGTTTGGGTGCTAAAGATTTCAGCACGATTGTGCGTATTGATCCTGATGAACCGCCACCATTCGAAGAGGACACATTCGAGGATGCGCATGACAATGTTGATGATTTGACGCGTCTGGTGCAGAAAGAGGCACGTGCGGAAATGCAAACTGTACAACAGGAAAGTGGTGATACTGGCGATGGCGCAGCCGTAAGCGGTGCGCTGGGGGCGAAGGGCAGcaaaaataaagtatatttaagtGCGGCCATTAGTATTGATTATGCGCCAGTGCCGCCCACCACTAAGTATGTACG TGGTGAAAATATTGTGGCCGGTTTTGCACTTCATGAGATTGCTGGTAAATCGGATGCTTGCATATTCGACTGGATTCTGTGCTTGGACTTAAAGGGTTACATACCACGTTATGTTTTAGACACT GCCTACACTACTTTCATGAATGACTATATGAAATATCTGCGTAAATATGTAGCTGAATTACGCACAAAACGTAAACGTACGTCTAGAAAATAG
- the LOC120771928 gene encoding neuropeptide SIFamide, translating into MRSFCTVCFVALILAVCMCSFGEAAYRKPPFNGSIFGKRNSLEYDNAKAVTAMCEIALEACQSWFPQGESK; encoded by the exons ATGCGTTCATTCTGCACTGTATGTTTCGTAGCTTTGATCTTGGCCGTCTGCATGTGCAGCTTCGGCGAGGCGGCCTACCGGAAGCCACCATTCAATGGCAGCATCTTTGGCAAACGCAACTCCTTGG AATATGATAATGCCAAAGCTGTCACTGCAATGTGCGAAATTGCATTGGAAGCGTGTCAATCATGGTTTCCACAAGGCGAAAGCAAATAA
- the LOC120771528 gene encoding testis-expressed protein 9, producing the protein MAELLSREKEFIKLNQELDQLNVTALDQQLQQHQKQLPHQHPNCNSVGNSGSSGSAAGTNTGSAIYNGTSKSTTNKTDQRYFTYTKSKGASTLLKKRLNNVTAGGGLNANGAGDGACDVLSDLPTERNHTHRTHTARKSTQQSSTSNTPSIRPDGDNVLTAHSETPKTNRTSSTLHRKQIKSPESGTRPYGRSSNCSSRVKETAFTVKYRNPKFVQSPSLEVLIRDESASMRAKASSEIDDGYSSRRSLETGRKHISSDGLIKFLKSKIAILEEDHERISQEMTQQKELLEKTLERNKKIEQQRDQAFAKHNAIAEQLSKTETQLEEVNRRMKERNLEQGGQQKELETARRELKMLSQTNTNLEKRLYRANEELENTKSALALLKNTERELKESMRVDGETKDKQIKSLKKQRADLLNAYKKQLFIIDNLKRQNICMEQSKMISFGEKEFAKVLEWNTKL; encoded by the exons ATGGCCGAACTGCTATCGCGCGAAAAGGAATTCATTAAATTGAATCAAGAGTTGGACCAGCTAAACGTCACAGCATTGGatcaacaactacaacagcatCAAAAACAATTGCCGCATCAACATCCCAATTGTAATAGTGTGGGGAATAGTGGCAGTAGCGGTAGTGCCGCTGGTACGAACACTGGGAGCGCCATTTATAACGGCACATCCAAGTCAACGACTAACAAGACTGATCAACGATATTTCACCTATACAAAGTCCAAGGGCGCAAGTACTTTGCTCAAAAAACGTCTCAACAATGTTACGGCAGGTGGTGGGTTAAATGCCAATGGCGCTGGTGATGGTGCCTGCGATGTGCTCTCGGATTTACCCACCGAACGTAACCATACACATCGTACACATACGGCACGTAAATCGACGCAACAATCATCCACCTCCAATACGCCCAGCATACGTCCGGATGGTGATAATGTTTTAACAGCACACTCAGAGACGCCGAAAACCAATCGCACGAGCAGTACATTGCATAGGAAGCAAATTAAGAGTCCGGAAAGTGGTACACGGCCGTATGGGCGTTCGAGTAATTGTAGTTCAAGGGTGAAAGAGACCGCTTTCACAGTTAAATATCGCAATCCGAAATTCGTACAGAGTCCCTCTTTGGAGGTGCTGATACGTGATGAGAGCGCATCGATGCGTGCGAAGGCCAGCAGCGAAATTGACGATGGCTACTCTTCGCGACGTTCTCTTGAAACAGGCAGAAAGCATATTAGCTCCGATGGACTCATTAA aTTTCTCAAATCCAAAATAGCCATACTCGAAGAGGATCACGAACGCATTTCACAAGAGATGACACAGCAAAAGGAGCTGCTCGAAAAGACATTGGAACGCAACAAGAAGATCGAACAGCAACGCGATCAGGCCTTCGCCAAACACAATGCAATTGCCGAACAATTGAGTAAGACGGAGACACAACTTGAGGAGGTGAATAGACGTATGAAGGAGCGTAATCTTGAACAGGGTGGTCAGCAGAAGGAGCTCGAGACAGCACGCCGTGAGCTGAAAATGTTATCTCAAACGAACACCAATCTCGAGAAGCGTTTGTATCGTGCCAATGAAGAGTTGGAGAATACGAAGAGCGCATTGGCGTTGTTAAAGAATACCGAACGTGAACTCAAAGAGTCGATGCGTGTCGATGGCGAGACTAAGGATAAACAGATTAAAAGCTTGAAGAAGCAACGTGCCGATCTACTTAATGCCTACAAGAAACAACTCTTTATTATCGACAATCTCAAGCGACAGAATATTTGTATGGAACAATCGAAGATGATTAGTTTCGGTGAAAAAGAATTCGCAAAAGTACTCGAGTGGAACACGAAGTTATAG